CGGCCAGGGCGCGCCGCTTTCGAGCGCGGTCCCCGACCCTGCTTCGTACGAAGACGCTTCGGAGCGCCACGCCGCCGAAAGGGCCCTGGAATACATGGGGTTGGAGGCCGGGCAGCCGCTGCGCTCCATCAAGGTGGACACCGTCTTCGTAGGCTCGTGCACCAACGGCCGTATCGAGGACCTGCGCGCGGCCGCCGAGATCCTGAAAGACCGCAAAGTCGCCGACGGCGTACGGATGCTGGTCGTCCCCGGTTCCGCGCGGGTCGGTCTGCAGGCCGTCTCCGAGGGCCTGGACCTCGTCTTCAAGGAGGCCGGTGCCGAATGGCGGCACGCGGGCTGCTCGATGTGTCTGGGCATGAACCCCGACCAGCTGGCGCCCGGTGAGCGCTCCGCGTCCACCTCCAACCGCAACTTCGAGGGCAGGCAGGGCAAGGGCGGTCGTACGCACCTGGTGTCGCCGCAGGTCGCCGCCGCGACCGCCGTGCTCGGCCACCTGGCATCCCCCGCCGACCTGAACGACCAAGCTGCCGTCCGTACGCCCGCTGGAGTCTGAGAACGATGGCCATGGAAGCATTCACCACCCACACCGGCCGGGCCGTCCCGCTGCGTCGCAGCAACGTCGACACCGACCAGATCATCCCTGCTCACTGGCTCAAGAAGGTCACGCGGGACGGTTTCGAGGACGGGCTGTTCGAGGCCTGGCGCAAGGACGAGAACTTCATCCTCAACCGGCCCGAGCGGCAGGGCGCGACCGTTCTGGTCGCCGGCCCCGACTTCGGCACCGGCTCCTCGCGCGAGCACGCCGTCTGGGCGCTGCAGAACTACGGCTTCAAGACGGTGATCTCGTCCCGCTTCGCCGACATCTTCCGCGGCAACTCGCTCAAGAACGGCCTGCTCACGGTGGTTCTGGAGCAGAAGGTCGTGGACGCGCTGTGGGAACTCACCGAGAAGGACGCGACTGCTGAGGTCACTGTTGACCTTGAGGCACGTGAGGTGCGCGCCGAGGGCATCACCGCCTCCTTCGAGCTGGACGAGAACTCCCGCTGGCGGCTGCTGAACGGGCTGGACGACATCTCCATCACCCTCCAGAACGAGGCCGACATCGCGGCGTACGAAGCCAAGCGCCCGTCGCACAAGCCGTGGACGCTGAAGGTCTGAGCCGAGCGCCGGAAGATCTGAGCCGAAGGCCCGGCGCAAGTCGAGTTTCGGCCACCACAACACCCCCGCTGTACCCCCGATCAGCCCGATCGGGGGTACAGCCTTGTCTGCACCCGAACGGCCCTGCGTGGTTCGGCGGGTGCCTTCAACTTCCCACGTTAGAGCGGTTGTTGCCGGGGTACGCGAACCTTGTAGCCGTGGCTTTCGCGCGTGCTCGGAAGGCCGTTTGAGGCGGCAGTTGCACCCTGGGCAGGCGACAACTCGCCCCAGATGGCACAATCTGTGCATGGAACACGACGGCCAACTCGAGCTCTATGCGGCAGTCGCGGGCCAACTGAAGGAAGCGCACGCAAGGGTGCGCGCACTGCAAGTCCCGGAGGGCGTACGGATGGCGCTGACCCGGAAGCTGCTGGTCATTACGGCCGCGGCCAAGCACGATCTCGCCGATGCGACAAGGCGTCTGGAGCGGTTCACTGCCGACCTCGACGAGGGTCGATTCCCCGAAGAGGAACGCTGAACAGCCCTTAAGGCCGTCGAGTCCGCTGCGGCACAAGGGTGATAAGCCCGTTTCGTGTTTGATTTGCGGTATATATCTGCCTAACGTGCGAAAAAGCTTGAACACTTTCGTTCTGGCGATGTCTCCGAAGGGGAAGACGTGAACAAGGCGCAGCTCGTAGAAGCGATTGCCGACAAGATGGGCGGCCGCCAGCAGGCCGCCGATGCTGTCGACCACGTACTGGACGCGATCGTCCGCGCGGTCGTCTCGGGTGAGCGGGTGTCGGTCACCGGCTTCGGTTCGTTCGAGAAGGTCGACCGTCCCGCCCGTTACGCCCGCAACCCTCAGACCGGCGAGCGGGTCCGGGTCAAGAAGACCTCCGTGCCGCGCTTCCGCGCGGGCCAGGGCTTCAAGGACCTGGTGAGCGGCTCGAAGAAGCTCCCGCGCGGTGGCGAGGTCGCCGTCAAGAAGGCGCCCAAGGGCAGCCTGACCGGCGGTGCCGCGGCCACGGTCAAGAAGGCCGCGGCCAAGAAGACCACCAAGGCGGCCGCCGCGAAGAAGACCACGGCGAGGAAGGCGGCGGCGAAGAAGACCACACCGGCCGCCAAGAAGACCACGGCAAAGAAGACGACCGCGAAGAAGACCACCGCGGCCGCCAAGAAGACCACGGCGAAGAAGACCACCGCCAAGAAGGCGACGGCCAAGAAGGCTCCGGCGAAGAAGGCGACGGCCAAGAAGGCCCCCGCCAAGAAGTCGTCCGCGCGCAAGACCACCGCCAAGAAGGCCACCGCTCGCTAGTAAGCGGGGCACAGGGGTACTCACGTGCCGGGCCGGACTCCCTCATGGAGTCCGGCCCGCGGCGTTTCTACGCGTTCACAGCGTCTGGAGCGTCACCAGCGTGATGCGCGGGCCGTCCTTGGGGCCCTCCACCTCGATCCGCACGCGCTGCCCGGGGCGCAGCAGTCGCAGGCCGCCCGCGTCGAAGGCGGCAGCGTCGAAGGGGATGGGTGTGCCGTCGTCGAGCAGCACACTGCCGGTGCGGGTGTCGGCGTCGTAGGTGTATGCGGTGGCCTGCATGCTCAGAGAGTATGCGCTTCCGAGGGTTGTTCGTTGACTGCGGCGCCGTTGGGGCTGGTCGCGCAGTTCCCCGCGCCCCTTTGGGGCGCTGCTACAACCCTGTGATCAAGAGGCGGGCGGTTGCCGTTGCCGTTCTTGGGCCCACCCCCAGTGCCAGTGCCGCGCGCAGGTCCTCGCCGGTGTCCACGTCCTGGCGTACGGAATCCACCGCGTCGAGGGTCAGTTCCACCGCGCCGGAGGAGTGGTGGCGGGCTCGGGAATCGGTGCCGAATTGTGGGTGCAATTCACGGCCGGGGGTGGCGGCCAGCAGAGTTGTGCCGATTGCCGCCGCATCCGGGAGAAAAGCGCGGGGGAATTCCGCGGCCGCGTCCAGGACTCGGGCCAATTCCGTTGGGCGCAGGGCGGGAAGATCGGCGTTGAGCGCGGCCAGGGCGGTTCGGGGGCGGGATGCCCGTACGACCGTCGCGGCGTGCGTCAGAGCCGTGTTCAGGCCGCCTGCGGGTTCGTCGGGAACGATACGGGCACCCAGTTCGGCCAGCTCCCGGCCGGCCAGGGCGTCTCCCGTGACGACCGCCACATCACGGACCGCCGGGCAGGCCAGCGCGGCCGCCACGGTGTCCTGGGCGAAGGCGAGGGCGAGGCCCGGGCGCAGCCCGTCGGCGGCGGTGTCCGAGAGCCTGCTCTTGGCGTGTGCCAAAGGCTTCAGGGGTATCACCAAGGTCCACTGCACGAGCGTTCGTCCCTCTCTTGTCGCGGCCATTGTCACCTGCCATCTGGCGGGGGTGTGCTCGGGGCGTACGGTGTTCTCGACAGACCGGCGGCCTGAGGCGACACTTGTGCGGCCCCCAGGCCCTAGAGGAAGGTGTCCGCGTGCCCCGCCGCAGAATCGGCTTCTGGTACCGCTTCGCAGCGGTCCTCTGCAAACCGCCGCTGGTGGTTCTGATCAAGCGGGACTGGCGTGGAATGGAGCACATTCCGGCCGAGGGCGGATTTATCACCGCGGTGAACCACAATTCGCACATCGATCCCTTCGCGTACGGACACTTCCAGTACAACACCGGCCGTGTTCCGCGATTCCTCGCGAAGAGCGGCCTTTTCAAGAAGGGATTCGTCGGCGCCGCGATGCGCGGCACCGGGCAGATCCCCGTCTACCGGGAAACCACGGACGCGCTCAGTGCCTTCCGGGCCGCGATCGCCGCCGTGGAGCGCGGCGAGTGCGTGGCGTTCTACCCCGAGGGAACGATCACTCGCGACCCGGACCAGTGGCCCATGACCGCCAAGACCGGTGCCGCGCGCGTCGCCCTGCAGACCAAGTGCCCGGTGATTCCCGTCGCCCAGTGGGGCGCCAACGAACTGCTGCCGCCGTACGCCAAGAAGCTCAACGTCCTTCCGCGCAAGACCCACCACGTGCTCGCGGGTCCGCCCGTCGACCTGACGCGCTTCTACGACGAGGAGATGACCCCGGAGCTCCTGAAGGAGGCGACCGAGGTCATCATGGCCGCCGTCACTCGCCAGCTGGAGGACATCCGCGGCGAGAAGGCGCCCGAGACGCCGTACGACCCGCGCCAGGAGCGGATCGAGCAGCGGCGCAGGAGCAGGGTCCAGGCGGAGGGCAAGGCCGTACAGGAAGAGGGGCAGAGCACGTGAGCAAGCCGGTCAAGGCGGCTGTCTTCAGCGCCGGTTCGTGGGGTACCGCCTTCGGTATGGTGCTCGCCGACGCGGGCTGCGAGGTCACCCTCTGGGCGCGTCGGCCGGAGGTCGCCGACGCCATCAACTCCAGCCGCATGAACCCCGAGTACTTCCCCGGCGTCGAGCTCCCGGAGAACCTGCGGGCCACCACCGACCCCGCCGAGGCGGCGGCCGGCGCCGACTTCACGGTCCTGTCCGTCCCCTCGCAGACCCTGCGCGGCAATCTCGCCGAGTGGGTGCCGCTGCTCGCACCCGGCACGATCCTCGTCTCCCTCATGAAGGGTGTCGAACTCGGCACCGCCATGCGGATGAGCGAGGTCATCGAGGACGTCGCCAAGGTGGGCCAGGACCGTATCGCCGTCGTCACCGGACCCAACCTCGCCCGTGAGATCGCCGCCCGGATGCCGGCCGCCTCGGTCGTCGCCTGCACCGACGAGGCCGTCGCCCAGCGGCTCCAGGCCGCCTGCCACACGCCGTACTTCCGCCCGTACACGAACACCGACGTGGTGGGCTGCGAGTTGGGTGGTGCCGTGAAGAACGTCATCGGCCTCGCCGTCGGCATCGCGGACGGCATGGGGCTCGGCGACAACGCGAAGGGGTCCTTGATCACACGCGGTCTCGCCGAGACCACCCGGCTGGGCCTCGCGATGGGCGCCGACCCGCTGACGTTCTCCGGACTCGCGGGCCTGGGCGACCTGGTGGCGACCTGCTCCTCGCCGCTGTCCCGCAACCACACCTTCGGCACCAACCTCGGCAAGGGCATGACCCTTCAGGAGACCATCGCGGTCACCAAGCAGACCGCCGAGGGCGTCAAGTCCTGTGAGTCCGTGCTGGATCTGGCCCGCAGGCACGGCGTCGACATGCCGATCACGGAGACGGTCGTCGGCATCGTGCACGAGGGCAAGCCTCCGGTGGTCGCCCTCAAGGAGCTGATGTCGCGCAGCGCGAAGCCCGAACGACGCTGAGCGACGCCCGGGCAACACCGGGATGCGGACGCTGTGTCCGGCGCTACCAACGGGTACCCTCAACGCGATATGAGCACCGAGAACCTCCCCCAGAGCCCCCAGCAGCCGCCTCGCAAGCCGCGCGTGGCCGTCGTGTTCGGCGGACGCAGCTCCGAACACGGGATCTCCGTGGTCACCGCCGGCGCCGTCCTCAAGGCCATCGACCGGACCAAGTACGACGTCCTGCCGATCGGCATCACCCAGGACGGCCGCTGGGCGCTCACCGCCGACGAACCGGAACGCATGGCGATCACCGAGCGCCGTACGCCCAACGTCGCGGAGCTCGCCGAGTCGAGCGAGGGCGGTGTGGTGCTCCCCGTCGACCCGGGAAACCGCGAAGTCGTCTACAGCGAGCCCGGATCGGTACCCAAGGCGCTCGGTGAGGTCGACGTCGTCTTCCCCGTCCTGCACGGCCCGTACGGTGAGGACGGCACCCTCCAGGGTCTCCTGGAGCTGTCCGGAGTGCCGTACGTGGGCTCGGGTGTGCTCGCCTCGGCCGTGGGCCAGGACAAGGAGTACATGAAGCGGGTGTTCACGTCGTTCGGGCTCGCGGTCGGGCCGTACGTGGTGATCCGGCCCCGTGAGTGGCAGCAGGACGAGTCGGCCGCCCGCAAGAAGATCGTCGACTTCGCCGGTGAGCACGGCTGGCCGCTCTTCGTGAAGCCCGCGCGCGCGGGTTCGTCGATCGGCATCACCAAGGTCGACGATCTGGCCGGGCTCGACGACGCGATCGCCGAGGCCCAGCGCCACGACCCCAAGATCCTCGTCGAGGCCGCGCTGCGCGGCCGTGAGATCGAGTGCGGGGTGCTGGACTTCGAGGACGGCCCGCGGGCCTCGGTGCCCTCCGAGATCCCCTCGCCCGAGACCCACGCCTACTACGACTTCGAGGCCAAGTACATCGACTCCACACCGGGCATCGTCCCCGCGCCGCTCACGCCGGAAGAGACGGCCGAGGTCCAGAAGCTCGCCGTCGACGCCTTCGAGGCAGCCTCCTGCGAAGGCCTGGTCCGCGCCGACTTCTTCCTCACGGACCAGGGCTTCGTCATCAACGAGATCAACACCATGCCCGGCATGACCCCGATCTCGATGTATCCCCAGATGTGGCAGGCGAGCGGAGTCAGCTACCCCGAGCTGGTGGACAGGCTGATCCAGGCGGCGCTGCGCCGTTCAACGGGCTTGAGGTGACCGAGGTTCCCCCGGCGCTCAGTCGGCGATTCCCTCCGGCACCGCCTTCTTGATGGCAGGCGCGAGATCAACCAGCGGCGCCATGCCGTCACCCGTGCGGTCCTTGGGGATGGTCACCTCCACGTATGCCTTGCGCAACGTCGTGATGAACAGGAAGTCCCCGTTGTCCTGCTCCTGCAGCAACCACCCAACGCCGTTCACATCGACCCCGTCGGCCTTGGAGTCGTTCATCTCCGCAGGCCGCTCAACACCGCACCGCAGTATGATCGCCGGGTCCCCCCACCCCGCGGTCAACGCGGAGGCAGGTTCGGGATCCCGGCGATCCTGACCGTCGACCTTGGACGGCAACACCGTGTCCAGGTTTCGGCACAGCTTCGTGACCTTGGTGCCCGGACCGGGAACCGCGGCCCGGGCACTGTCGTCTGCTGAGGAGCAGCCTGCGACGGTGATCAACACAGCGACGGCGGGCAGTCCGATGAGCCGGTGGGGGAAGAAGGTCACCGGCCAAGGGTAGACGGGGGCTACAGATGAACGACCGGGCAGGTCAGGGTTCGTGTGATGCCGTCCACTTGCTGGACCTTGGCGACCACCATGCGGCCGAGGTCGTCGACGGTGTCCGCTTGCGCACGCACGATCACGTCATAAGGTCCTGTCACATCCTCGGCCTGGATCACCCCAGGAATCTTGCTGATCGTTTCGGCGACGGTCGACGCCTTGCCGACCTCCGTCTGGATCAGGATGTACGCCTGTACCACGGAACCTCCAGGGCGGCCACGAGGATCATGTGGGGAAAAGGAACGCCACGGTATCGCGTCGCCGCTCGCCGCGGGGAGACCTGCGGGGACCGGAGCTCGCGCGCCGGGGTGCAGGCACGACAGAAGTTGACGGTCAACTCGACCGTATCGAGGACACTGGTGACGCGCGACTGGGCACGGACAGGTACAGAAGGGGCGAAAGGACAATGAAGGGCACTGTTGGTGAGCTGGGGGAGTTCGGGCTCATCAGGGAGCTCACCTCCCGTCTCACCACCACCCCGGCGGTCCGGGTCGGCCCCGGCGACGACGCCGCGGTGGTCGCCGCACCAGACCGCAGGGTCGTGGCGAGCACCGACATCCTCGTCGAGGGGCGGCACTTCCGCCGCGACTGGTCCACGGCCTACGACGTGGGCCGCAAGGCCGCCGCACAGAACCTCGCGGACATCGCGGCCATGGGCGCCGTACCGACCGCGCTGCTGCTCGGCCTGGTCGTTCCGGCCGAACTCCCGGTGGCCTGGCCGACCGAGATGATGGACGGACTGCGCGACGAGTGCCAGGTCGCGGGGGCATCGGTGGTCGGCGGGGATGTCGTACGAGGCGACACGATCGTGGTGTCGATCACCGCGCTCGGCGATCTGCGCAACCAGGAGCCCGTGACGCGGGGCGGTGCGCAGCCCGGGGACATCGTCGCGGTGACGGGCTGGCTGGGCTGGTCGGCAGCCGGGTACGCGGTGCTGTCGCGCGGGTTCCGTTCACCGCGGGCCTTCGTGGAGGCGCACCGGCGCCCGGAGCCGCCGTATCACGCGGGGCCGGCCGCGGCCGGGCTCGGCGCGACCGCGATGTGCGACGTGAGCGACGGGCTGATCGCCGACCTCGGGCATATCGCGGAGGCCAGCAAGGTCCGTATCGACATCCGTTCCGGCGCGATCGACATCCCCTCCCAGATGAACGACATCGGGCAGGCCGTCGGCGTCGACCCCATGCAGTGGGTGCTCACCGGGGGAGAGGACCACGCGATCGTGGCGACCTTCCCGCCGGACGTGAAGCTGCCCGCCCGCTGGAAGGTCATCGGTGAGGTGCTCAACCCCTCGGCGCTGCCCCAGGTGACGGTCGACGGGGCGCCGTGGACCAGCAAGGGCGGCTGGGACCACTTCGGGGACATCGAGTCGTGAGCGCGCCGCCGAAAGTGCTGACGGTCGCGGGCTCCGACTCCGGCGGAGGCGCCGGGATCCAGGCCGACTTGAAGACGATGCTGGCGCTCGGCGTGCACGGCATGAGCGTCGTCACCGCGGTGACCGCGCAGAACTCCCTGGGCGTGCAGGGGGCTTGGCCGCTGCCCGTGGAGGCGGTGCGGGCCCAGTACCGGAGCGTCGTCGACGACATCGGCGTACAGGCCGTGAAGACCGGGATGCTCGCGTCCGCCGAACTCGTCGAGGCGGTGGCCAAGTTGATCGCCGGTACGGATGCTCCGGCCGTGATCGACCCCGTGGGTGTCTCCAAGCACGGGGACTCGCTGCTGGCTTCGTCCGCGCTGGATTCCGTACGGACGAAACTGCTGCCGGTCGCCACCGTGGCGACGCCGAACCTTGACGAGGTGGCCCAACTCACGGGCGTGCGCGTCGAGTCGGAGGAGCAGATGCGGGGGGCTGCGGCGGCCGTTCTGGCGTACGGGCCGCGCTGGGTGCTGATCAAGGGTGGGCATCTGCCCGGGGACGCCGTGGATCTGCTCACCGACGGGGCGCAGGAGCACTGGCTGCGGGCGCCCCGGCACGACAACCGGCACACGCACGGCACGGGCTGCACGCTTGCCTCGGCGATCGCTTCAGGGCTGGCGAAGGGGCTGCCTGTGCCGGAGGCGGTGGCGGCGGCGAAGGAGTACGTCACCGGGGCGATCGAGGCGGGGTTCGCGCTCGGTGGGGGGATCGGGCCGGTGGATCATGGGTGGCGGTTCAGGGCGGACGTCTAGGTCCCGGAGGGCACAGCGGGCACATTTTCGGGCACAGCGGGCACAGCAAAAAGCCGGTCCACCAGAGGTGGACCGGCTTCTGCAGCGAACCAGCAGTGGCCGCGCGCTACCGCGTAGCGTCAGCGCGAGACCTTGCCGGCCTTGATGCACGAGGTGCAGGCGTTCACGCGCTTCGGCGTCCCGCCGACCACGGTACGGACGCGCTGGATGTTCGGGTTCCAGCGACGGGACGTACGGCGGTGCGAGTGCGAGATGTTGTTGCCGAAGCCCGGCCCCTTGCCGCAGACGTCGCAGTTGGCAGCCACGGGTCACTCCAAAGACTTCAGATGCACTTACGGTTGAACCCGGCAGGCCGGGATCAGGATCGCAGGATAGAGATCTGAGTGGCGTTGCCAGGGAAATGGCCCGATGTGGATCGGGCAACCGGAGCAGCATACAACGACTGCGCCAGTACAACGAAACTACCATGGCTGCTCAGGGCCCCGCTCCGGCCCACTTCCGGCGCACACCGGCCCGGGGTCTACGCTGCGTCCCACGTCCAGCAGCTCAAGGAGGCGCAGGTGGCGCAGGTGCCGCAGACATTCTTCGATGCTCTCGCGGTGCGTACCTGGTGCGGTCTCGCGCTGGAGGCGCTGGGGCGGTCGCGTGAGGAGATCGACGCGATCAACGTCTACCCGGTGGCCG
This genomic window from Streptomyces sp. DG2A-72 contains:
- a CDS encoding thiamine-phosphate kinase; protein product: MKGTVGELGEFGLIRELTSRLTTTPAVRVGPGDDAAVVAAPDRRVVASTDILVEGRHFRRDWSTAYDVGRKAAAQNLADIAAMGAVPTALLLGLVVPAELPVAWPTEMMDGLRDECQVAGASVVGGDVVRGDTIVVSITALGDLRNQEPVTRGGAQPGDIVAVTGWLGWSAAGYAVLSRGFRSPRAFVEAHRRPEPPYHAGPAAAGLGATAMCDVSDGLIADLGHIAEASKVRIDIRSGAIDIPSQMNDIGQAVGVDPMQWVLTGGEDHAIVATFPPDVKLPARWKVIGEVLNPSALPQVTVDGAPWTSKGGWDHFGDIES
- a CDS encoding Lrp/AsnC family transcriptional regulator encodes the protein MVQAYILIQTEVGKASTVAETISKIPGVIQAEDVTGPYDVIVRAQADTVDDLGRMVVAKVQQVDGITRTLTCPVVHL
- a CDS encoding DUF3515 domain-containing protein; translation: MTFFPHRLIGLPAVAVLITVAGCSSADDSARAAVPGPGTKVTKLCRNLDTVLPSKVDGQDRRDPEPASALTAGWGDPAIILRCGVERPAEMNDSKADGVDVNGVGWLLQEQDNGDFLFITTLRKAYVEVTIPKDRTGDGMAPLVDLAPAIKKAVPEGIAD
- a CDS encoding D-alanine--D-alanine ligase family protein; amino-acid sequence: MSTENLPQSPQQPPRKPRVAVVFGGRSSEHGISVVTAGAVLKAIDRTKYDVLPIGITQDGRWALTADEPERMAITERRTPNVAELAESSEGGVVLPVDPGNREVVYSEPGSVPKALGEVDVVFPVLHGPYGEDGTLQGLLELSGVPYVGSGVLASAVGQDKEYMKRVFTSFGLAVGPYVVIRPREWQQDESAARKKIVDFAGEHGWPLFVKPARAGSSIGITKVDDLAGLDDAIAEAQRHDPKILVEAALRGREIECGVLDFEDGPRASVPSEIPSPETHAYYDFEAKYIDSTPGIVPAPLTPEETAEVQKLAVDAFEAASCEGLVRADFFLTDQGFVINEINTMPGMTPISMYPQMWQASGVSYPELVDRLIQAALRRSTGLR
- the leuD gene encoding 3-isopropylmalate dehydratase small subunit — translated: MEAFTTHTGRAVPLRRSNVDTDQIIPAHWLKKVTRDGFEDGLFEAWRKDENFILNRPERQGATVLVAGPDFGTGSSREHAVWALQNYGFKTVISSRFADIFRGNSLKNGLLTVVLEQKVVDALWELTEKDATAEVTVDLEAREVRAEGITASFELDENSRWRLLNGLDDISITLQNEADIAAYEAKRPSHKPWTLKV
- the thiD gene encoding bifunctional hydroxymethylpyrimidine kinase/phosphomethylpyrimidine kinase — its product is MSAPPKVLTVAGSDSGGGAGIQADLKTMLALGVHGMSVVTAVTAQNSLGVQGAWPLPVEAVRAQYRSVVDDIGVQAVKTGMLASAELVEAVAKLIAGTDAPAVIDPVGVSKHGDSLLASSALDSVRTKLLPVATVATPNLDEVAQLTGVRVESEEQMRGAAAAVLAYGPRWVLIKGGHLPGDAVDLLTDGAQEHWLRAPRHDNRHTHGTGCTLASAIASGLAKGLPVPEAVAAAKEYVTGAIEAGFALGGGIGPVDHGWRFRADV
- a CDS encoding HU family DNA-binding protein, translating into MNKAQLVEAIADKMGGRQQAADAVDHVLDAIVRAVVSGERVSVTGFGSFEKVDRPARYARNPQTGERVRVKKTSVPRFRAGQGFKDLVSGSKKLPRGGEVAVKKAPKGSLTGGAAATVKKAAAKKTTKAAAAKKTTARKAAAKKTTPAAKKTTAKKTTAKKTTAAAKKTTAKKTTAKKATAKKAPAKKATAKKAPAKKSSARKTTAKKATAR
- a CDS encoding NAD(P)H-dependent glycerol-3-phosphate dehydrogenase — protein: MSKPVKAAVFSAGSWGTAFGMVLADAGCEVTLWARRPEVADAINSSRMNPEYFPGVELPENLRATTDPAEAAAGADFTVLSVPSQTLRGNLAEWVPLLAPGTILVSLMKGVELGTAMRMSEVIEDVAKVGQDRIAVVTGPNLAREIAARMPAASVVACTDEAVAQRLQAACHTPYFRPYTNTDVVGCELGGAVKNVIGLAVGIADGMGLGDNAKGSLITRGLAETTRLGLAMGADPLTFSGLAGLGDLVATCSSPLSRNHTFGTNLGKGMTLQETIAVTKQTAEGVKSCESVLDLARRHGVDMPITETVVGIVHEGKPPVVALKELMSRSAKPERR
- a CDS encoding cold-shock protein encodes the protein MQATAYTYDADTRTGSVLLDDGTPIPFDAAAFDAGGLRLLRPGQRVRIEVEGPKDGPRITLVTLQTL
- the rpmB gene encoding 50S ribosomal protein L28: MAANCDVCGKGPGFGNNISHSHRRTSRRWNPNIQRVRTVVGGTPKRVNACTSCIKAGKVSR
- the cofC gene encoding 2-phospho-L-lactate guanylyltransferase — encoded protein: MQWTLVIPLKPLAHAKSRLSDTAADGLRPGLALAFAQDTVAAALACPAVRDVAVVTGDALAGRELAELGARIVPDEPAGGLNTALTHAATVVRASRPRTALAALNADLPALRPTELARVLDAAAEFPRAFLPDAAAIGTTLLAATPGRELHPQFGTDSRARHHSSGAVELTLDAVDSVRQDVDTGEDLRAALALGVGPRTATATARLLITGL
- a CDS encoding 1-acyl-sn-glycerol-3-phosphate acyltransferase, with the translated sequence MPRRRIGFWYRFAAVLCKPPLVVLIKRDWRGMEHIPAEGGFITAVNHNSHIDPFAYGHFQYNTGRVPRFLAKSGLFKKGFVGAAMRGTGQIPVYRETTDALSAFRAAIAAVERGECVAFYPEGTITRDPDQWPMTAKTGAARVALQTKCPVIPVAQWGANELLPPYAKKLNVLPRKTHHVLAGPPVDLTRFYDEEMTPELLKEATEVIMAAVTRQLEDIRGEKAPETPYDPRQERIEQRRRSRVQAEGKAVQEEGQST